The following are encoded in a window of Artemia franciscana chromosome 19, ASM3288406v1, whole genome shotgun sequence genomic DNA:
- the LOC136039646 gene encoding lens epithelium-derived growth factor-like, with protein sequence MSKFKKGDLALAKFRNYPLWPVRIVDVNTQSEKASKFLVFCYGSHDLQTVLEVNLVLYAEKSKEASHKTERSVNKAFQELEIFPDIYLQYLKKAPSAQTGSNSEKSSVAVLVEKLVSTEQELAQTKQNMLNDIGKLVTEKVAQKNSINPVTAEQIISQVYDGLSVEYNGKFDKIGKVLKGLRAQIESLENRITKMEDRLDEYQQEAQLDSLVFVGVKQAPGVDLKVTMHNIIKDKMGLSALMSDQILSMQRFRLPNPTAQISDESRVAPVIVKFSNKDVAHTVFKAKSKLAKSGVFVNEYLTKQRKIILDSARDKFGAKNVWSDQGRIFARLPGEASSRRLRKVEDTF encoded by the coding sequence accCGCTTTGGCCAGTAAGAATTGTAGACGTTAACACCCAATCAGAAAAAGCATCAAAGTTTCTAGTTTTCTGTTATGGATCCCATGATCTTCAGACAGTCTTAGAAGTAAATTTAGTTCTCTATGCGGAAAAGTCTAAAGAAGCATCACATAAAACTGAACGGAGCGTGAATAAGGCATTTCAGGAGCTGGAGATTTTCCCGGATATCTACttacagtatttaaaaaaagctcccTCCGCTCAAACTGgctcaaattctgaaaaatcatcgGTAGCTGTTCTTGTTGAAAAGTTAGTTTCTACGGAACAAGAGTTagcacaaacaaagcaaaatatgCTCAATGATATCGGGAAATTGGTCACAGAAAAGGTAGCACAAAAAAATAGTATCAACCCAGTTACTGCTGAACAGATAATATCCCAAGTTTATGATGGATTATCAGTCGAATATAAtggtaaatttgataaaattggcAAAGTACTTAAGGGGTTAAGAGCTCAAATAGAGTCGCTGGAAAATCGTATTACAAAAATGGAAGATAGACTTGACGAGTATCAACAAGAAGCTCAGCTTGATTCCCTTGTATTCGTAGGGGTCAAACAGGCCCCTGGTGTTGACCTTAAAGTAACAATGCACAATATAATAAAGGACAAAATGGGCTTGAGTGCTCTTATGAGTGATCAAATTCTTTCTATGCAACGTTTTCGCTTACCCAACCCTACAGCTCAGATTAGTGATGAAAGTCGAGTTGCCCCTGTGATTgtcaaattttctaataaagaTGTTGCGCATACTGTCTTTAAAGCGAAGTCTAAGCTAGCGAAATCTGGTGTTTTTGTGAATGAATATCTCACGAAGCAGCGCAAGATTATCCTGGACAGTGCTAGAGATAAGTTCGGAGCAAAGAACGTTTGGTCGGACCAAGGCCGTATTTTTGCTCGCCTACCAGGTGAAGCTTCTTCTAGGAGGCTTAGGAAGGTTGAAGATACCTTCTAG